ATTAATTTATGTGGCTgctaattctgttctttagtgtactttcaaccagtttgcctggtactgaaattagggtCACCGGCGTGTAATTTCCAGAATCACCAttggagcctttaaaaaaaattagctatccaccaatcatctggtacagTCAGCGGCTGAATTAAGCAACAGGTTGCATAGCACAGtgaatagttctgcaatttcatgtctgagttccttcagaactcttgggggaataccatctggtcctggtgatttattactgtttagtttatcagtttgttccaaaacctcttctaatgacacctcaatctgggacagttcctcagatctgtcacctagaAAGAacggctcaggtgtgggaatctcctcacatcctctgcagcaaagactgatgcaaagatttcatttagtttctccacaatggctgtgtcttccttgagtgctccttcaggCCCTGGATCGTCCAGGGGCTCcggatcgtccagtggccccactgactgtttggcaggcttcctgtttctgatgtacttaagcGTTAGCTTTGTGTGTCTTTTGCgccctgcctaattatacttcgATGCGTGACGTGTCAGAGTTTCTGTTCCTTTCTATGTTCCGCAGTAGAATtcgacttccaatttttaaaggatgcctttttataGCTcacaagctcatgctcaaataaatgttagtctctaaggtgccacaagtcttcctgttctttttatctcTAGCcccctcttttactctgtttagccaggtggcatttctggtcctcttactgttttatCTCATTTGGGATTTACATTGAGTTTGAGCCTCTCTTACGGAGTGTCCATTCAGCTTGCAGTCATTTCACTCATGACTGttacttttaatttccatttaactaactGCCTCGTGCtcgtgtagttcccctttctgaagttaaatactACTGGGGTGGGTTTCTTTGACAGCCATCCCCCAGTATATTAAATTGAATTACATGATGATTGCTGTAACTGAGCAACTTGTAGACTAAATCCTGTGCACTACCAGAATCCCCTCCCCGTGTGACTTCCCCTGTGTGGCTAGAAATTTGGTCTCTATCCTACCCTGAGGCAAGATGTTCCCAGCCActgtggggatagttgaaatccgcCCTTATTATTGGGTTTCCTGTTTTTGTGGAGACTTGGTGCTGGCCcttcccgggggtgggggtgcatgCAGGGGGAGCTATGTGTCCCAGCCCAGCTCTAacacttcttcctctctccccacagctgttCCCACTGCAGGCCCCCCTGAAGACACTGCTGCAGCTGGTGATCATGCCCATCCTCAACGGTAGGGACTtgtgctgcaggagggggctgggcttgGTCTGGGCACTGGGCTTGGTCTGGGCACTGGCCCAAGGACACTCTCAAAGGCtcccttttcttttctgcagAGAGGACAAAGAAGGGCGTCCCGATCCCCCTACCTGAGGGCATGGACTTCACCAAGGAGATAGTCACTAGCCATGTGGTACGTGTGCCTTGTAGGCGAGGCCCAGCAGCTCCGGGCCCCACAGTGCTACCCTAAGCTCTCTGCACCCCCCCAGGCCAGCTGTGTTCAGGCACTGGGCTGCTACAGGGCTGGGCCCCTGTGACTCTTTGGCttgggggggcagaggtgaggcCCCTGCAGTACTAATGCTCCTTCCCTTCACACCCTACAGGGATTCATCACGGTGGGGGCAGATCTCCATTTCTCTAAGGGACTTCGGGAGGTGATTGAGAAATACAAGCCTGCTCAGGCCAGCCGCCCGCTGGGCCCAGAGCCAACAACCCCAGCTGGGCTCTAACCCTTCCCTGCTGATTTCCTTTAACACCACGGCACTCCAGGCCAGCCTGCCTGAGTCTTCACGAgaaagcagccagccagcccctgcaggcCACACCTGGCCCCGCATGCAGCTGCTTGGGGCATGGCAGCAACTGCACCAATAAACAGGGCTAGACCCAGCCGGGGCAGTCTGGGCAtcactgggggaggggcctttccTAGCAGCTGTCAGACTGCTCCCCCTGCCCCTAGAGCTGATGGGGGCCCAGGAACCAGGGCTACAGCCAGCTGGGGAACACAGCCCAGCAGTACGCAAGCCCCCACAGAGTGGGGAAATCTGGGGCTCCTGTGCCCAGAGGGCTCTGCatgcacccccgccccccaagctcAGCTCCATGCTGGCCCCAAGGACCCCCTGGAATATAGCTGCATTAGCCCAGTAGCTctcaggggccagggcaggacaGCAGCTCCAGAGGGAGGTGTTCCTCTGAACCCAGGGCCTCTTGCCTGACAACCCTTGGCCTCGGGAGCTAGCCCCTGctggccccatccccactgtAGGGAAGAGCTATTAGCTTGGGGTAGCTAGTACTAGGAGCCCAACTGCTCCCTCACCCCACAGGCTGGAATGGcctagccccacccctgccctgctgcaggctGCCCCCTTCCCTCTGGGGCCCTCAGTGCCATTCGGCTGCTGCACAGGCTTGCACTGCACTTCCCAGCAACAGTGGCAGGACTAGGGTTAGTTGCCCCCTGGGGAGCATATGGCCAGACTGGGGCAGAGGTGAGGCCCAGCCAGCCTCCTcaccacagcccctccccacaagGGCCAAGAACATCTGCAGGGGGGAGACTATGAAGGTCTCCCCTAGCCACTGGGGAGCTGCTTCTCACCTGACCAAGGAAACTTTATTCCTTCTACTACTCCTACCCCTGGCTCACATGGGCCCCCTAGACATCCAGGCTCCAAGCTCTAGCCCCATGAGctggtggggatgtgggggaagaAATGTGCAACGGTCACAAGGATCTAGGTTCAGCTGTGACATTTTATTGCAAGGCCCAGGGAGCAGCCCATGCCCcagggagtgagtgggggcagggccaggaatgTCTTCATTTCAAACCTCCTTCATCAGGACACGTGAGAACTTTTCCAGGGCAGACCTGAGACAGCACAGCCTCCTGCAGGCACAGAGTGTGATGCCTaagccagccccatgggacatgTGCAGGGGACCTGGGTGCTGTTCCACCCCCAAGGTGAGATGGCAGCTCCAGGGCAGGAGGCAGCAGAACCCCACGAGGTAAAGGCCACAGCAGGAGCTCTGGAGAAGTGAGAGCAGCTGTGCTGAGACAGGCAGCCTCCCATCCGCTGAGCTCtacccctgcccctgctgtgcACTGGTACCAAGCCTGCACTGCCTACAGGCAGGGGCCCCCATGAGAGGCAAAGGGCAGCACCCCCAGGAAGCAGGGAAGCCCAGGCCAGTCTTCCCCCGGTGGAGGAGCTAGGGAGCAGTAGGACACACACTGGCCTGGGCCAGCAGCCAGAGGCTCTGCTCAGCACTGTGGAAAACCCGTATCTGCTGCCGTTGCTGAGCAGCGAGAGGCCCTGGTCGTGCCAGGAAGTGGCCCatagctggggaggggagaggcgaggcgaggagctgccccaggcagCAGCGCGGGCCCCGCTCTGCCACACACTCAGTAGGGCTGCTGTTGAATGAAGCGTCTGAACATGGTGAAGGCGGCTTGCGGTTGGTCTGTGGGCACCATGTGGCCAGCTCCCTGCAGAAGACAGGTGAAGGCACCAGGTCAAGACCAGCCAtgcagggctggagggagcaTCCAAGCAGCCTTAATGGGTgggccagtgattctcaacctctGCCAGAGCCAGCCAGGCCCCCGTCCCACAAGATATCCCAACTCTCCCTGCAACTGGCCCAGCCACCCTCCTGCCTGCAAGGCTGAAGGTCGCTAGGTCCCAGAGGGTGTGTGAGgccacagctccagccccctgGCCTCCTCTCCCAGGCCAGCTCAGCCTCAGGCTAAAGCACAGAGGAGCTGCTGAATCTCACCCCAGCACGAGGATGAAGGCAGGGAGGTCGAAGGGGTGATTAGGGGATTGTGTGGGGCAGCTCAGCTCCCAACTGCTGCTATGAACATATTGCTTGCAGCCCAGGGTCCCACCCTGCCACACTGGTGGGGCTGGTTACCTTGATGGTGAGGAAGGCGATGTTGGTGAATTCCTTCACAAAGCCCCCGATCTGGTCCTCAGTCCCATCATTATACAGCCAGGGCCTGCGGGCCAcctgcacctggaaccagagCTCAGCAGCCTTAGAGCTGACCCTGTGCCAATCTggccccttgctctccccaggtgtcccctcccccagctctgggcagggcaggccaTTCCCCAGACACTCCTGCCAGTACTGGCTCTTTGCCAATAGCTTTTCCCTGATGCCTGGTCACTGCAgcagtcccaggctagtgctggGCAGTGATGTGCTGATGGGGTGCaagtccccctcccctgcctacCTTCTGGTCCAGGGAGTCCACAAACCACTCGTCCCCCAGGAAGTTGCAGGCCATGTCAATGTCACCATTGTACACCAGGATCCGGTATTTCTGCCAAGAGCACAAGGGCATCACCTAGGCGGAGGGACAGCAGCTCTGCGCCTCACCTCGGGATCTGCTCAGAGCACCTGGCAGCcaagggaaggggctgggcaaGCTCAGCAGCTGACTGTGGAGCTGCTGTGTCAGACATGCCTGCAGCTGAACCCCACCTCGGGTGTCACTTCTCCCCCAGGGGTCTGGGACCTGGGACCTCTCAGACTCACCATGGTGCCAAGCAGCTTCAGGTACTGGTCGGTCACAGTCAGGTACTGCCGCTTGTAGCTGTGGTTCACCTCAGAGCTGCGAAGGAACAGGCAGAGTTACACTGGCAGAGACCCACCCAGTGCTGGCCAGGAAGCAGGGTCCCCTCCAGGACAGAAGCCTCCGCACCTGCATATATGCCACTCAGGTGCCTCTGGAGAGATGTGCAGTGCCTTCCTCACTTCAGGGGTGTTCAGGTAGGTGGTGGAGGCTGTGGAATTGGTGCAGGGGGGTTCCAGGCGAACCCCTTTCTTGGCTGCTGGCATCCGGAGCAGATTCTGGGAGAGGAAGAGTtataaggagagagaaaagctgCAGCCATGGGGCAGACCCCCAattcccccaagcctcctgcacaacgcagcaGGGAGAGTTAACCTCCTCTGCCCTGGCCCACCATGGGCAGCACTGCAGGCTGACCAGAGCCAGTGCCAGCCCCAGAGTTTGAGACACTGCCTGCCCCAGAGGTCAACTAGGTTAGCACAGCAGGACGGGGCTCCCTCAGTCAGactagcagggttggaagggacctcaggaggttttagtccaacccctgctcaaagcaggaccaaccccaactaaatcatcccagccagggctttgtcaagctgggccttaaaaacctcaaaggaaggagattccaccacctccctaggtaacgcattccagtgcttcaccaccctcctagagaaacagggtttcctaatatccaacctaaacctctcccactgcaacttgagaccattgctcctacTTCGTGAGGGCAGGCAGGTACCCGTTCCCTACACCCCAGAGAGAAGGAGCCCTGACACTTACCTGCCTCCAGGAGTACTTCAGGGGCTGCTGGATGAAGGAGATGCCCAGGTCATGGCTGATGAGCTGATCTTGATCATACCTGCAACCAGGGCACGAGCAGCCTCAGAACCAGGCCTGGGCCCCTCTGCGAGcgcctccacccccaaccctcacTTGCTCAGGTTCCCCTTTCTAGGGCAGATTATTAGACTAGGCCATTGGTCTAGGCATCCTACTGaggaaggacagagccccagacagcAGCCGGGAAACCCCAACCCAAGCTGCTTCCTGGAGGGATCCTCTCCAGGGCCCCTGCCGAGATGGCCAGCAAGGACCTATTTGCAACAGGTTGGCAGACTCCTGCACTCCTCCCACTGGCTACTGGGCTGCAGGACTTTGAAGCAGTGCTGATCTCTCCAGACTCAAGTCAGCCACCCGGAGAGGAGCTGGAGCCAGCTGTTCCTACCTGTAGCTTCCAGGGACACCGCCAGCACATGGGGCATAGAGAttgtagatgttcaggcctgaCTCCTCCACGATCTGGATCATCTCTTGCATCTGGAACAAGCCATGTGGGTTGGAATCCAGCAGGCATGTTACAGCAACTTATAGCTCAGGTGCTACCATGGTCTGAAGGGCACTGACTGATTCAAGGAGCTGCCATGGGCCCATCTGCTCAGCCCCCTGTCCCTTTAAACCCTGCCCTTGGATCCAATCCCTCATGGAGCCATGCCTGGTCAAACAGCCAGGGTAAGGACCTTGCTGCTGGTGCAGAACCCAACACAGGGCGCAGGGATCAGCCAGACTCCGCGCTGCCCTAGGGAATGAGAGCACTGCTACAACGGGCTATGTGGTACGCCGGGACCTCCCCAGCACTCCCTGGCCAATACTCACCCTGAGTGTGCAGTTCAGGTTGGAGCTTTTATGGAAGTTGCATTTTCCCTGGGAGCAGCAGAAGCGCTGCAGATCTGTCCACAGCCTGGAGCAAGAGACCCTTgtgagaacatggaacaatgcaAGAGGCCAGGACATGAAGCCACCAGCCTGTAGGAAACTCCAATGACTACCAAGCACTGCAGCACTTCTCTGCTACACAGACTCCATGGGCACATCACCCCTGTCCTCTGCTCCCACAGGACAGCAAGGAGAGTCCTCATCTTCACAGTGCTCACTGGGCTGCATGCAGAACAGCTACAAACCTAAGGCTCTGGGCTGACAATCATGAAGAACTCCACTCCTCAGACACAATGGAGCTGTCCCGATCAGGGAAAAGCAGGTGACAGAGCTGCCTCAGGAGTGGCCCCAGACTGTGGGACAAGGGACCACCCCAAACCTCCTGTGCCAAGCATGCTGCTCCGACCAGCCTTCTCCAGTAAGACAGAGCAGTGCCGGCACAGAAACCAAACCCGAACCACCCCTCCACTGCATGCAACCCTCCccgaggagagggaggaagaacaTGCCCCATGTGACAGATGTCAGTCACATCCCTTACTGCGTGCCCGGCCAGGCTCAGACACTGCagagaggagggtgaggggggaagACCTCAAGTAGAACAGAATGGAATCCCAAGCAAGCAGAGCCCTGGGGGCATGGGCTAGTCTTCCAAGCCCTTTCATCACAGCAGATCCCTGTCCCTGGAAAGGCTGCAACCCCCCAGCAACAGCGAGGAACTGGCCTGCTGGTGCCCCAGCTGTGCTGCGGGAACCAAGTTTCAAGGGCAGCACCCTGGCCAGGAAGGCTGGGCCAGAGCAGAGAATGGCCACTGACTCTCCCATTTGCACTCAGATTCTGAGCGCTCGAGGCCAGATCCCTCTAGCTGAGACTCAGTAGCCCACAGCCCCTGCACATTCTTACCTGGTTCCCAGGAGGCCATGGTAATAGGCAAAGTAAACCAGGGAGTTGTCATTGATCTCATAGGAGGAGAGGCCATTTCCCACGGCGAGTCCCTAGAACACAGGGCGCAACAGGCAGAACTTGCTAGGCATTCTTCCACACCAGAGTAGGGACCAAGGCACCCACTGAGCAGAATCGGAGCAGGGCAAGCTGGTCTGGACAATGGGGTCTCCACAAACTCCCCACTGGAGATGGATAATCCGGAGCAGTTTAAGACCCCGCAGCATGGACATGGTATGATGCAAAGCCATGGGGAGAGACCTGTCCCCTTGGCACACTCTTCCCTCTGCTGGAAGGCATCTCCACTGAGGCCACCTGGTCCCTCCCCATCTGCTCAAGGACTGGCCCACATTACAACatgcagcagcaggaagaaaCCATGAGGCTAGTGGGATTCACATGGCTGCCCTCTCTCCTCACCATATGCTCCAGGGAAGGGGCCAGAGCCTGCATATCCCTTACCTTCAAGTTGATGCTGGTGTCCTGCATCACCCACTCAGCCAGCGTGGGTATGTAAATGCCCGCATAGCTCTCCCCAGTGAGGAAGAACTTGTTCTTGCTGTACTCCGGGAAGAGGCGGAAGAACTCCTTCAGCGCCAGGTAGTTATCATGGGCCACCTGCAATCAGAGAGGAGGCTGAGGCAGGCTGTGCTTTAGGCCCCCTGCTCTGGAACCAGCTCCTTGCTGCAGGAGCTGGACAGTCACTGCTAGCAGCCCCAGAATCTCACTCACCTGGGTGTCATTAGTGGCATACTTTTTGTCATCAGAGTAGGAGAAGCCAACACCTGCTGGGGACTCCAGGTACAGCATGTTGGCAATCTGTAGAGACAGCCACAGATCACTCAGGGAGAATAGGTAACAGCCAAGACCCTCCACTCTGAGGCTCTGAAGGTGCCAGATCATGGTACTAGCTTGATCTCCAATCTAACCATAACACCTGCTAACATGGTCAGGTTAAAGTCTCAGTCTCACTTCTTTCTGGTGCTGGCTAGAACATGCTGGCTAACTCCCTAGCACCATAGCTTTATGTCCTAGTCTAGACAGAACCTAGGAGGCAAGATGGAGGGAAATAAGGGAGAACCTGCCAGAGGCTCCATTTCTATGGGAAAAATGAAGGCAAGGCTTAGGGCTTCCCACAACATGTACAAGGCCCAGCACCCTCCTTGGCCTGCACCCTAGCACAGCTGTTGCCAGGTGCACAGGACAAGCCATTCCACTCCCGTGGCAAGGGTGGAGGAGACAGTCCCTTTCAGGAAGTGGAGTCCATACCTTATTCCAGGAATAGTCATTGTACTGCAGGGTGGTTCCATCTGGCTGAATCTGATAAAGGAGAAGCCTCTGTTACCATAACAGAAGAGCCAATGCAGGAGATGCACCCTCAtgctagccagcctgtccccctTGGAGGAAGCAGCAGAACCATCCCCAAACCCAGTGCCTAGGTGGCTTGAACCAGCAGCGTTCAGGAGATAGTaaggttcccctccctgcagTTACAGCCCAGTCACTGTCAACCCTTGGAGAGATATTGTTGCCAGCAAACCAGGGCAAGGGCGGGGGACTTAGGGTGGCTCAGGCCAAGGAGAGGGATGGTGGTTACTTACGGTGAAGGGGCCATGCTCTGTCAACAAGCCAGACATGGAGCTGCAACCAGGTCCCCCGTTCAGCCACAGCACCAGAGGGCTGCTCTCAGGGTTGCTCTGAGCCTCTGTAAACCTGCAGACAGTGATACGCAGACCTCAATGGTTTAGGAGTCAAATTAGTGATTACCCAAAAAAGCCAGGAGTGGGAATTAGTGCTCTAGTAAACAAAGCAATGATCGATTCATAGTGAAACAGTAGGACATGGAAATATTTAGTGCACAGatgttattctcacagcaaaatgactgaccacaTATATTTTATCAACTACACAGGCCTGGTCCTGCCCACACTCCACTCCAAGGCTGCCTCCTACTTCCTGCTCTTGCCCCCCATGGCCCAGCACTCTGGGCAGTTCCTCCCTCCACAGCAGCCGGGTGGGGGGCTCTGGACTCTagtgggagatggggggaggggtagcacCACCCATGTTAACAACCTAGTAAACGCAGCCTGGTTGGTTAATGGCTAAATCCCCAGGTTTTAGGATCACCAGAGCCGCCCCCAGTGGAATATTCCTACTATGGACAAAGTACCCCAtgagcccagaccccaacccacAGCTcatcccccccaggaccccacacagggcagagggagggcagcagAGGGGCAAAGAGTCCCCACACCCCGCCCCTACCAGTAGTGCAGGCTCTTGTGTGGGTCGACGCGGAGGTAGCCCGAGTAGTGGCGGAAGGAGGGCTGCTTGGCCAGCCCCGGCAGGTAGGTCACCTCGTCGGTGGAGAGCACAGCCCCGACGCAGGgggccgccagcagcagcgcacaGAGCAGGACGGGCCCCATCTGCAGGAGGGTAGAGGAGAGTCAGCCCAGCAGGGGgagccccggccctgccccaggaCCCCCAGGGCCCCCCAAACTCAGCCCTTCCCCCTAGGGCcaggacccccccagcccccacccccagtcagagccccccagccccagggccccccagctccatccccaggGCCCCCTGGACTCCgccccagcccctgagccaggaTCCCCCACTCCCctagaccccccccagccccgctcagaGCCCCCAGGGGCCAGGACCCACTCCCCAAGACCCCCCGGACTCCGCTCCACCCCCCGGCCCCCGCTCAGAGCCCACCAGCTCCATCCCCAGGGCCCCATCCCCATAGCCCCCCAGACTCCACCCCAGCACAGGACCCCCCGCTCAGAGCCaggacccccccagcccctctcagagccccccagagccaggaccccccagctccaccccctcacccctccgGGCcaggacccccccagccccgctcagagccccccagccccagggccccatCCCCAGGGCCCCCCAGACTCCGCCCCGGCCCTGCTCAGAGCCCCCCCGGGCCAggacccccccggccccgctcagaaccccccagagccaggaccccccagctccaccccctcgCCCCTCCGGGCCAggacccccccggccccgctcagaGCCCCCCGGCCCCAGGGCCCCATCCCCAGGGCCCCCCAGACTCCGCCCCGGCCCTGCTCAGAGCCCCCCCGGGCCAggaccccccccggccccgctcagagccccccagagccaggacccccccagctccaccccctcacccccccggccccgctcagaaccccccagagccaggacccccccagctccaccccctcccccgggccaggacccccccggccccgctcagagccccccagagccaggacccccccagctccaccccctcccccgggccaggacccccccggccccgctcagagcccccccagagccaggaccccccagctccaccccctcacccccccgggCCAGGACCCCCCCGGGCTCTCACCTTCCGGCAGCGGCAGCAGGTTCCCCTTCACTCGCAGGCAAGGCACATGACTCCCGTTCATATAAACCGAGACCGTCACGTGACGCTGGGCGCAGCTGATCGCGGAGGGGCGGGGCCAACCCCGAATagagccaatcagagcccagcggCGGCCAGTCCCCGCCCTCAATTGCGGCTTCTGTCCCGTGCGGGAGCAGCGCCGCCTGGCGGAGGGGCCGGGCGCTGGGCGGGGCAGAGCCGCGTCGGGccggggggcgcccggggcgCAGACGGACCCGCCCCGTCCCGTGGCCCTGCCCGGCTGGGGGTGTCGGGGCGGGCAGCCGGGCCCCCTGCCCGCAGAAGGGCCGGTGGGCGGCTTGTGACCCAGGCCACCCGTGGGGCAAGTCGCATGACCCCATGTCCCGTCTCATAGGGACAGCCCCGAGATTCgaggctttttcttacatagcgGCCCCTTAGCCCCCCGCCCCGATgctcacacttgctgtctggcccCCTCGCTCCGGCTGCCGGTAGCAGGTGGCCCCGGGCACAGATCGCCAGGCCCTGCCTCACTCGGAAATACACCCAGGGCGGCCTGCCTGGGTGAGCCCAGCGCCGGGGGCCGCAGCCGCGGGGAACCCGCCCCGGGCCTGGAAGGGGA
This genomic interval from Lepidochelys kempii isolate rLepKem1 chromosome 13, rLepKem1.hap2, whole genome shotgun sequence contains the following:
- the CTSA gene encoding lysosomal protective protein isoform X2 codes for the protein MGPVLLCALLLAAPCVGAVLSTDEVTYLPGLAKQPSFRHYSGYLRVDPHKSLHYWFTEAQSNPESSPLVLWLNGGPGCSSMSGLLTEHGPFTIQPDGTTLQYNDYSWNKIANMLYLESPAGVGFSYSDDKKYATNDTQVAHDNYLALKEFFRLFPEYSKNKFFLTGESYAGIYIPTLAEWVMQDTSINLKGLAVGNGLSSYEINDNSLVYFAYYHGLLGTRLWTDLQRFCCSQGKCNFHKSSNLNCTLRMQEMIQIVEESGLNIYNLYAPCAGGVPGSYRYDQDQLISHDLGISFIQQPLKYSWRQNLLRMPAAKKGVRLEPPCTNSTASTTYLNTPEVRKALHISPEAPEWHICSSEVNHSYKRQYLTVTDQYLKLLGTMKYRILVYNGDIDMACNFLGDEWFVDSLDQKVQVARRPWLYNDGTEDQIGGFVKEFTNIAFLTIKGAGHMVPTDQPQAAFTMFRRFIQQQPY
- the CTSA gene encoding lysosomal protective protein isoform X1 — protein: MGPVLLCALLLAAPCVGAVLSTDEVTYLPGLAKQPSFRHYSGYLRVDPHKSLHYWFTEAQSNPESSPLVLWLNGGPGCSSMSGLLTEHGPFTIQPDGTTLQYNDYSWNKIANMLYLESPAGVGFSYSDDKKYATNDTQVAHDNYLALKEFFRLFPEYSKNKFFLTGESYAGIYIPTLAEWVMQDTSINLKGLAVGNGLSSYEINDNSLVYFAYYHGLLGTRLWTDLQRFCCSQGKCNFHKSSNLNCTLRMQEMIQIVEESGLNIYNLYAPCAGGVPGSYRYDQDQLISHDLGISFIQQPLKYSWRQNLLRMPAAKKGVRLEPPCTNSTASTTYLNTPEVRKALHISPEAPEWHICSSEVNHSYKRQYLTVTDQYLKLLGTMVMPLCSWQKYRILVYNGDIDMACNFLGDEWFVDSLDQKVQVARRPWLYNDGTEDQIGGFVKEFTNIAFLTIKGAGHMVPTDQPQAAFTMFRRFIQQQPY
- the CTSA gene encoding lysosomal protective protein isoform X3, with translation MGPVLLCALLLAAPCVGAVLSTDEVTYLPGLAKQPSFRHYSGYLRVDPHKSLHYWFTEAQSNPESSPLVLWLNGGPGCSSMSGLLTEHGPFTIQPDGTTLQYNDYSWNKIANMLYLESPAGVGFSYSDDKKYATNDTQVAHDNYLALKEFFRLFPEYSKNKFFLTGESYAGIYIPTLAEWVMQDTSINLKGLAVGNGLSSYEINDNSLVYFAYYHGLLGTRLWTDLQRFCCSQGKCNFHKSSNLNCTLRMQEMIQIVEESGLNIYNLYAPCAGGVPGSYRYDQDQLISHDLGISFIQQPLKYSWRQNLLRMPAAKKGVRLEPPCTNSTASTTYLNTPEVRKALHISPEAPEWHICSSEVNHSYKRQYLTVTDQYLKLLGTMVQVARRPWLYNDGTEDQIGGFVKEFTNIAFLTIKGAGHMVPTDQPQAAFTMFRRFIQQQPY